CCGTACGCCGACGTGGTCACCTCCACCACCCACAAGACCCTCGGCGGGCCGCGCGGCGGCATCATCCTGGCGAAGAAGGAGTTCGCGAAGAAGCTCAACTCGTCGGTGTTCCCGGGCTTCCAGGGCGGTCCGCTGGAGCACGTCATCGCGGCGAAGGCGGTGTCCTTCAAGGTCGCGGCGAGCGAGGAGTTCAAGGAGCGCCAGCGGCGCACGGTCGAGGGCGCGCGGATCCTGGCGGAGCGCCTGACGGCCCCGGATGCCCGTGAGGCCGGCGTCGACGTCCTGTCCGGCGGCACCGACGTGCACCTCATCCTCGTCGACCTGCGCGACTCCGAACTGGACGGGCAGCAGGCCGAGGACCGCCTGCACGAGGTCGGCATCACCGTCAACCGCAACGCCGTCCCCAACGACCCGCGCCCGCCGATGGTCACCTCCGGCCTGCGCATCGGCACGCCGGCCCTGGCCACCCGCGGCTTCACCGCCGAGGACTTCACCGAGGTCGCCGACGTCATCGCCGAGGCCCTCAAGCCGGCCTACGACGCCGAGGCCCTCAAGACCCGGGTCAAGGCACTCGCCGACAAGCACCCGCTCTACCCCGGTCTGTGACCGACAACCTCCCGCAGGGGGCGTGCCGTCACCGACCGGTACGTCCCCTCCGACTCCACGGAGCGTGGCGTGGCAATCAGCGTCTTCGACCTGTTCTCCATCGGCATCGGCCCGTCCAGCTCCCACACCGTGGGCCCGATGCGCGCCGCCGGGATGTTCGTCAGGCGGCTGAAGCAGGACGGGGCGCTGGCCCAGACCGCCGCCGTACGGGCGGAGTTGTTCGGCTCCCTCGGCGCCACCGGGCACGGCCACGGCACACCCAAGGCGGTCCTGCTCGGCCTGGAGGGCAACGAGCCGCACACCGTCGACGTCGGCCGGGCCGACCTGGACGTCGAGCGGATCCGCGCCACCGGGCGACTCCATCTCCTGGGCGCCGAGATCGGCCCCGCCCACGAGATCGGGTTCGACACCGCGACCGATCTGGTCCTGCACCGCAGGCGCTCACTGCCGTACCACGCCAACGGCATGATCCTCGTCGCGTACGACGCCGACGGGGCGCCGCTGTTGGAGAAGACGTACTACTCCGTCGGCGGCGGTTTCGTGGTCGACGAGGAAGCCGCCGGAGCGGACCGCATCAAGCTCGACGACACCGTGCTGCCCCACCCGTTCAGCACCGGCGACGAACTGCTGCGGCTCACCCGGGAGACCGGCCTGTCGATCTCCGCGCTGATGCTGGAGAACGAGAAGGCATGGCGCACCGAGGAGGAGATACGCGCGGGCCTGCTGGAGATCTGGCACGTCATGGAGGCGTGTATCGCGCGCGGTCTGGGCCGTGAGGGCATCCTCCCCGGCGGTCTGAAGGTCCGTCGCCGGGCAGCGGCGGCCGCGCGCGCCCTGCGCAGCGAGGGCGACCCGTTGGCCCGCGCGATGGAGTGGATCACGCTGTACGCGATGGCCGTGAACGAGGAGAACGCCGCCGGGGGCCGCGTGGTCACCGCGCCGACGAACGGCGCGGCCGGCATCATCCCCGCCGTCCTCCACTACTTCCTGGAGTTCGTGCCGGGCGCCGACGACGACGGCATCGTGCGGTTCCTGCTCGCCGCCGGCGCGATCGGCATGCTCTTCAAGGAGAACGCCTCCATCTCCGGCGCCGAGGTCGGCTGCCAGGGCGAGGTCGGCTCCGCCTGCTCCATGGCCGCCGGGGGCCTCGCCGAGGTCCTCGGCGGCAGCCCCGAACAGGTCGAGAACGCCGCCGAGATCGGCATGGAACACAACCTCGGCCTCACCTGCGACCCCGTCGGCGGCCTCGTCCAGATCCCCTGCATCGAACGC
This genomic stretch from Streptomyces deccanensis harbors:
- a CDS encoding L-serine ammonia-lyase, which translates into the protein MAISVFDLFSIGIGPSSSHTVGPMRAAGMFVRRLKQDGALAQTAAVRAELFGSLGATGHGHGTPKAVLLGLEGNEPHTVDVGRADLDVERIRATGRLHLLGAEIGPAHEIGFDTATDLVLHRRRSLPYHANGMILVAYDADGAPLLEKTYYSVGGGFVVDEEAAGADRIKLDDTVLPHPFSTGDELLRLTRETGLSISALMLENEKAWRTEEEIRAGLLEIWHVMEACIARGLGREGILPGGLKVRRRAAAAARALRSEGDPLARAMEWITLYAMAVNEENAAGGRVVTAPTNGAAGIIPAVLHYFLEFVPGADDDGIVRFLLAAGAIGMLFKENASISGAEVGCQGEVGSACSMAAGGLAEVLGGSPEQVENAAEIGMEHNLGLTCDPVGGLVQIPCIERNGMAAVKAVTAARMALRGDGRHHVSLDKVIKTMKETGADMKVKYKETARGGLAVNVIEC